One genomic segment of Actinoplanes ianthinogenes includes these proteins:
- a CDS encoding ATP-binding protein — translation MASQGGDGPLVGRTGTLADIQSCLRSVGPGGTAAVFLTGESGVGKSRLLRETADALRSGEFAVLVGTCLDIGDASPLHPVLQALRRHDSAPATTADDPGALLDRVSRDLRAIAGDRRLLLVLDDLQWADRSTRQLLLYLLAGLGDVRVSVLAAIRAEALHGTHPLRRVLAELRRLRSVRVVDLAPLNQEQTHELVSAIAGDVAGEDADRVYKRSGGNPFVVEELARDLRDGRVELSDTLREIFLARVDELPVNAHAVVHAVAAGVEPVEHEVLARVVRLPEDELLEAIRAAVAYRFVVGDAEGYRLRHRLVAEVLEQEVLPAEAASLHRRYAEALETHDGEVDHARLAHHWQRAGVPSRALPSVIAAARSAESLYGFAEAHRHWTIALRLTAEDAEERTELLEHAAESAHQCGEHLLALARLEELAGRKDAPGECELHLRRARYLAATGRSETAEREYEAALQSPDCTPQLRATAAAFLAELLLHLGRYADANQRARDALELAAVNGSTADLVRASAALGFSAAFREDPDAGLAVIRHAVEIAERSGHPDDLGVAYLHLAELLTGPLNNIEEGVLVARRGAERLASRGVGRTYQTRLLAIAGNGLFRIGQWAEADTMLEAAMRHRPSGADAVELLLARCRLWVNFGEVDNARRDLDAAATLLAGGGARHVLPMLTLRAGLAIWQKEHSEARAAVQRGLTETRSDDVVLLGVLAWHGLRAEAEAHVNGVPVDPGALRRLKTVVARLETSAAAAAPEVRSVIDGYLSLCAAELSRVEGRSDPELWSRTAAIWDRHQPYPAAYSRLRHAEVAMQRKSRRAAALAALRQAYATTIAMGARPLANEIKEVAQRFRVSLSDDADTVAMSPPEPEMGDELAVLTGREREVLAAVAEGLTNREIGELLFISERTVGVHLGHIFDKLQVRTRVQASRVYLTAA, via the coding sequence ATGGCCAGCCAGGGGGGCGACGGGCCGCTTGTCGGACGCACCGGCACGCTGGCCGATATTCAGTCCTGCCTGCGCAGCGTGGGTCCCGGTGGGACAGCCGCGGTGTTCCTCACCGGGGAGAGTGGCGTCGGCAAGAGCCGGCTGCTGCGCGAGACCGCCGACGCGCTGCGCAGCGGGGAGTTCGCGGTGCTCGTCGGCACCTGTTTGGACATCGGCGACGCCTCGCCGCTGCACCCGGTGCTCCAGGCGCTGCGCCGGCACGACAGCGCGCCCGCCACCACGGCCGACGACCCCGGCGCCCTGCTCGACCGGGTCTCCCGCGACCTGCGGGCGATCGCCGGCGACCGGCGGCTGCTTCTGGTCCTCGACGATCTGCAGTGGGCCGACCGGAGCACCCGCCAGCTGCTGCTCTACCTGCTCGCCGGCCTGGGCGACGTGCGCGTGTCGGTGCTCGCCGCGATCCGCGCCGAGGCGCTGCACGGCACCCACCCGCTGCGCCGGGTGCTGGCCGAGCTGCGCCGGTTGCGCTCGGTCCGGGTGGTCGACCTGGCGCCGCTCAACCAGGAGCAGACCCACGAGCTGGTCAGCGCGATCGCCGGTGACGTGGCGGGCGAGGACGCCGACCGGGTCTACAAGCGCAGCGGCGGCAACCCGTTCGTGGTCGAGGAGCTGGCCCGCGACCTGCGCGACGGCCGGGTCGAGCTGTCCGACACGCTGCGCGAGATCTTCCTGGCCCGGGTCGACGAGCTGCCGGTCAACGCGCACGCCGTGGTGCACGCGGTGGCGGCCGGCGTCGAGCCGGTCGAGCACGAGGTGCTGGCCCGGGTGGTCCGGCTGCCCGAGGACGAGCTGCTGGAGGCGATCCGCGCCGCGGTGGCCTACCGGTTCGTGGTCGGCGACGCCGAGGGTTACCGGTTGCGGCACCGGCTGGTCGCCGAGGTGCTGGAGCAGGAGGTGCTGCCCGCCGAGGCCGCCTCCCTGCACCGGCGGTACGCGGAGGCCCTGGAGACCCACGACGGTGAGGTCGATCACGCCCGCTTGGCCCATCATTGGCAGCGCGCCGGCGTTCCGTCCCGGGCGCTGCCTTCGGTGATCGCCGCGGCCCGCTCGGCCGAGAGCCTTTACGGCTTCGCCGAGGCGCACCGGCACTGGACCATCGCGCTGCGGCTGACCGCCGAGGACGCCGAGGAGCGCACCGAGCTGCTCGAGCACGCCGCCGAGTCGGCCCACCAGTGCGGCGAGCACCTGCTGGCGCTGGCCCGGCTGGAGGAGCTGGCCGGTCGCAAGGACGCGCCCGGCGAGTGCGAGCTGCACCTGCGCCGGGCCCGCTACCTGGCCGCGACCGGCCGCTCGGAGACCGCCGAGCGGGAGTACGAAGCCGCCCTCCAGTCCCCGGACTGCACGCCCCAGCTGCGCGCCACCGCGGCCGCCTTCCTCGCCGAGCTGCTGCTGCACCTGGGCCGGTACGCGGACGCCAACCAGCGCGCCCGGGACGCCCTGGAGCTGGCCGCCGTCAACGGATCGACCGCCGACCTGGTCCGGGCCAGTGCCGCGCTCGGCTTCAGCGCCGCGTTCCGCGAGGACCCGGACGCCGGCCTGGCGGTCATCCGGCACGCCGTGGAGATCGCCGAGCGCTCCGGCCACCCGGACGACCTGGGCGTGGCCTATCTGCACCTGGCCGAGCTGCTCACCGGCCCGCTGAACAACATCGAGGAGGGGGTGCTGGTGGCCCGCCGGGGCGCCGAGCGCCTCGCCTCGCGCGGTGTCGGCCGGACCTACCAGACGCGCCTGCTCGCCATCGCCGGCAACGGGCTCTTCCGGATCGGCCAGTGGGCCGAGGCGGACACCATGCTGGAGGCCGCGATGCGGCACCGGCCCTCCGGCGCCGACGCGGTCGAGCTGTTGCTGGCCCGCTGCCGGCTCTGGGTCAACTTCGGCGAGGTGGACAACGCCCGCCGCGACCTGGACGCGGCCGCCACCCTGCTGGCCGGTGGCGGTGCCCGGCACGTGCTGCCGATGCTCACCCTGCGGGCGGGCCTCGCGATCTGGCAGAAGGAGCACAGCGAGGCGCGCGCCGCGGTGCAGCGCGGGCTGACCGAGACCCGCTCGGACGACGTGGTCCTGCTCGGCGTGCTGGCCTGGCACGGCCTGCGCGCCGAGGCCGAGGCGCACGTGAACGGCGTTCCGGTCGACCCGGGCGCGCTGCGCCGGCTCAAGACCGTGGTGGCCCGGCTGGAGACCAGCGCGGCCGCCGCCGCCCCCGAGGTCCGCAGCGTGATCGACGGTTACCTCTCGCTCTGCGCCGCCGAGCTGAGCCGGGTGGAGGGCCGGTCCGACCCGGAACTGTGGTCCCGGACGGCGGCCATCTGGGACCGGCACCAGCCGTACCCGGCGGCCTACTCGCGGCTGCGGCACGCCGAGGTGGCGATGCAGCGCAAGAGCCGGCGGGCGGCCGCGCTGGCCGCGCTGCGCCAGGCGTACGCGACCACGATCGCGATGGGCGCCCGCCCGCTGGCGAACGAGATCAAGGAGGTCGCCCAGCGGTTCCGGGTCTCGCTCTCCGACGACGCGGACACCGTGGCGATGTCGCCGCCGGAGCCGGAGATGGGCGACGAGCTGGCCGTGCTGACCGGGCGGGAGCGCGAGGTGCTGGCCGCGGTCGCCGAGGGCTTGACGAACAGGGAGATCGGTGAGTTGCTGTTCATCAGCGAACGCACCGTCGGCGTGCATCTGGGCCACATCTTCGACAAACTGCAGGTACGCACCCGCGTGCAAGCCAGCCGGGTCTATCTGACGGCGGCCTGA
- a CDS encoding DNA gyrase/topoisomerase IV subunit A produces the protein MARRKTENRVDLSAFDQAGARVIDNPLTTEVEDSYLEYAYSVIHSRALPDARDGLKPVHRRILWSMSEQGHRPDRAYVKSARVVGDVMGKYHPHGDVAIYDALVRLAQDFSLNTPLIDGHGNFGSPDDGPAAARYTEARMSREAMLLVGELGEGTVDFKPTYDGDDVEPKVLPAAFPNLLVNGTSGIAVGMATNMIPHNLGEVVAAARRLITHPDTDLDGLMRYVPGPDLPTGGQLLGLDEVRRAYETGRGVVRIRARAQTGPLEGGRGRQAITVTELPYGIGAEKIIEAITDEVKGKLITSGPRRGQRQAARLTGIADVKDLTDREHGTRLVIECKVGVNPQALLADLYRLTPLESSFGINNLVLVDGQPRTLGLKALLEVFVQHRYDVVTRRTTYRRTKREDRLHLVDGLLIALIDIDRVVAIIRASDDAAAAKASLMSEFGLSDIQATYILDTPLRRLTRFDRIELETEQERLRAEIAELSRILDDEAVLKKVVSDELAEVAKEFGRPRHTTLIDGDLKEVLAASVPAGPLEVADDPCQIILSATGLIARTAAESEESTEGRKRSGRVKHDAVRAIIHSTARGRILLITNRGRAFKTDVLPLPVLPEQSGTVSLRGGMSASELVPLEKGEKVVGLAPLTAGDSPGLALGTRQGVVKVCAPEWPVRSDEFEVITLKEGDEVLQATWLTDGAESLVFITSDANLLRFPAKLVRPQGLKGGGMAGVNLTAGATVISFHAIVTSDTTHGEPMVVTSTGTQVKVSPFASYPAKGRATGGVRVQRFLKGESELVVAWVGPRPVGASSTGDPVELPEPDARRDGSGAAVIMGPQLIGHHIERD, from the coding sequence ATGGCACGCCGCAAAACCGAGAACCGCGTCGACCTGTCCGCGTTCGATCAGGCCGGCGCCCGGGTCATCGACAACCCGCTGACCACCGAGGTGGAGGACTCCTACCTGGAGTACGCGTACTCGGTGATCCACTCACGGGCGCTGCCGGACGCCCGGGACGGCCTCAAGCCGGTGCACCGGCGGATCCTCTGGTCGATGTCCGAGCAGGGTCACCGCCCCGATCGGGCGTATGTGAAGTCCGCCCGCGTCGTCGGCGACGTGATGGGTAAGTACCACCCGCACGGCGACGTGGCGATCTACGACGCGCTGGTCCGGCTCGCCCAGGACTTCTCGCTGAACACGCCGCTGATCGACGGCCACGGCAACTTCGGCTCGCCGGACGACGGCCCGGCCGCCGCGCGGTACACCGAGGCGCGGATGTCCCGCGAGGCGATGCTGCTGGTCGGCGAGCTGGGCGAGGGCACCGTCGACTTCAAGCCGACCTACGACGGCGACGACGTCGAGCCCAAGGTGCTCCCGGCGGCCTTCCCGAACCTGCTGGTCAACGGCACGTCCGGGATCGCGGTCGGGATGGCGACCAACATGATCCCGCACAACCTGGGCGAGGTGGTCGCGGCCGCCCGGCGGCTGATCACCCATCCGGACACCGATCTCGACGGACTGATGCGCTACGTGCCCGGCCCCGACCTGCCGACCGGCGGTCAGCTGCTCGGGCTCGACGAGGTGCGCCGGGCGTATGAGACCGGTCGCGGCGTGGTCCGGATCCGGGCCCGCGCGCAGACCGGCCCGCTGGAGGGCGGCCGGGGGCGGCAGGCGATCACGGTCACCGAGCTGCCCTACGGCATCGGCGCCGAGAAGATCATCGAGGCGATCACCGACGAGGTGAAGGGCAAGCTGATCACCTCGGGGCCGCGGCGCGGGCAGCGGCAGGCCGCCCGGCTGACGGGCATCGCCGACGTCAAGGACCTGACCGACCGGGAGCACGGCACCCGGCTCGTCATCGAGTGCAAGGTCGGGGTCAACCCGCAGGCGCTGCTGGCCGACCTCTACCGGCTCACCCCGCTGGAGAGCTCGTTCGGCATCAACAACCTGGTGCTGGTCGACGGGCAGCCGCGGACGCTCGGGCTCAAGGCGCTGCTCGAGGTCTTCGTCCAGCACCGGTACGACGTGGTCACCCGGCGGACGACGTACCGGCGGACCAAGCGCGAGGACCGGCTGCACCTGGTCGACGGCCTGCTGATCGCCCTGATCGACATCGACCGGGTGGTCGCGATCATCCGGGCCAGCGACGACGCGGCGGCGGCCAAGGCGTCCCTGATGAGCGAGTTCGGGCTCAGCGACATCCAGGCGACGTACATCCTGGACACCCCGCTGCGGCGGCTCACCCGGTTCGACCGGATCGAGCTGGAGACCGAGCAGGAGCGGCTGCGGGCGGAGATCGCCGAGCTGAGCCGGATCCTGGACGACGAGGCCGTACTGAAAAAGGTCGTGTCCGATGAATTGGCCGAGGTGGCCAAGGAGTTCGGCCGGCCCCGGCACACCACGCTGATCGACGGGGACCTCAAGGAGGTGCTCGCCGCCTCGGTGCCGGCCGGGCCGCTCGAGGTCGCCGACGACCCGTGCCAGATCATCCTCTCCGCGACCGGGCTGATCGCCCGGACCGCGGCGGAGAGCGAGGAGTCGACCGAGGGCCGCAAGCGCAGCGGCCGGGTCAAGCACGACGCGGTCCGCGCGATCATCCACTCGACCGCCCGCGGGCGGATCCTGCTGATCACCAACCGGGGCCGGGCGTTCAAGACCGACGTGCTGCCGCTGCCGGTGCTGCCCGAGCAGTCCGGCACGGTGTCGCTGCGCGGCGGCATGTCCGCCTCCGAGCTGGTCCCGCTGGAGAAGGGTGAGAAGGTCGTCGGTCTCGCGCCGCTGACCGCCGGCGACTCGCCCGGCCTCGCGCTGGGCACCCGGCAGGGCGTGGTGAAGGTGTGCGCCCCCGAGTGGCCGGTGCGCTCCGACGAGTTCGAGGTGATCACCCTCAAGGAGGGTGACGAGGTGCTCCAGGCGACCTGGCTCACCGACGGGGCCGAGTCGCTGGTCTTCATCACCTCGGACGCGAACCTGCTGCGGTTCCCGGCCAAGCTGGTGCGGCCGCAGGGGCTCAAGGGCGGTGGCATGGCCGGCGTCAACCTGACGGCGGGGGCCACGGTCATCTCGTTCCACGCGATCGTCACGTCGGACACCACGCACGGCGAGCCGATGGTGGTCACCTCGACCGGCACACAGGTGAAGGTGTCACCGTTCGCGTCCTACCCGGCGAAAGGCCGGGCCACCGGCGGCGTCCGGGTGCAGCGCTTCCTCAAGGGGGAGTCGGAGCTGGTGGTGGCCTGGGTCGGGCCCCGGCCGGTGGGGGCCAGCAGCACCGGTGACCCGGTCGAGCTGCCCGAGCCGGACGCGCGCCGGGACGGCTCCGGCGCCGCGGTGATCATGGGTCCGCAGCTCATCGGTCACCACATCGAACGCGACTGA
- a CDS encoding DNA gyrase/topoisomerase IV subunit B — MTAQPETLYGADDLTHLEGLDAVRKRPGMYIGSTDSRGINHLANEIIDNCTDEGVGGHATRIAVTLHTDGSVQVDDDGRGIPTDVHAKSGLSGVELVLTRLHAGGKFGGSGYKASGGLHGVGASAVNALSLRYDVTVKRDGKVHEISFQRGVPGVFDGPGPTAPFTPQAGLRVTRRMKRGEPTGTSTRYWYDARYFESGARLDIEAVRAKLRNTAFLVAGVQFTLFDATAEEPATETFHYPHGLTDMVEFLTPAADKPVSGILMVTGSGTYKENAADANGVMQSNVVREAQVEIAFRWGTGYERTVESFTNTIRNVHGGTHRKGFERALVRALTEAIRNSRGLLKPKEEPPVLDDLLEGMTAVIHVRVPEPQFTSQTKDELSTAGITRVTQSLVEAYLKEWIDGRRTKTEARTVLQKVVDAARVRLTQKQQKDAARRKTALEGASMPAKLVDCRAIGIDRSELFIVEGDSALGTARMARSSEYQALLPIRGKILNVQKASLQQVLDNAECSAIVQVLGAGSGRTFEIGQMRYGRVMIMADADVDGSHIRTLLITLFAKYMRPVIEQGRLYAAMPPLHKVVTKGRNSETVYTYTQQEMEATVSRFERSGKQVQKPVPRFKGLGEMDADELWDTTMNPAARTVRRITIEDAERAEATLELLMGERVEPRKNWLIEAAGRIDQETIDA, encoded by the coding sequence GTGACCGCACAGCCAGAGACCTTGTACGGGGCTGACGACCTCACGCACCTGGAAGGGCTGGACGCTGTCCGGAAACGCCCAGGGATGTACATCGGGTCCACCGACAGCCGGGGCATCAACCACCTGGCGAACGAGATCATCGACAACTGCACCGACGAGGGCGTCGGTGGGCACGCCACCCGGATCGCCGTCACGCTGCACACCGACGGCTCGGTCCAGGTCGACGACGACGGCCGGGGCATCCCGACCGACGTGCACGCCAAGAGCGGCCTGAGCGGCGTCGAGCTGGTGCTCACCCGGCTGCACGCCGGCGGCAAGTTCGGCGGCTCCGGTTACAAGGCCTCCGGCGGCCTGCACGGCGTCGGCGCCTCCGCGGTCAACGCGCTCTCGCTGCGCTACGACGTCACCGTCAAGCGGGACGGCAAGGTGCACGAGATCTCCTTCCAGCGGGGCGTGCCCGGCGTGTTCGACGGCCCCGGGCCGACCGCGCCGTTCACCCCGCAGGCCGGCCTGCGGGTCACCCGCCGGATGAAACGCGGCGAGCCCACCGGCACCTCGACCCGGTACTGGTACGACGCGCGGTATTTCGAGAGCGGCGCCCGGCTCGACATCGAGGCGGTCCGGGCGAAACTGCGCAACACCGCGTTCCTGGTCGCCGGTGTGCAGTTCACGCTCTTCGACGCGACCGCGGAGGAGCCGGCCACCGAGACGTTCCACTATCCCCACGGGCTCACCGACATGGTGGAGTTCCTGACCCCGGCCGCCGACAAGCCGGTCTCCGGGATCCTCATGGTGACCGGCTCGGGGACCTACAAGGAGAACGCCGCCGACGCCAACGGCGTCATGCAGTCGAACGTGGTCCGTGAGGCCCAGGTGGAGATCGCCTTCCGCTGGGGCACCGGTTACGAGCGGACCGTCGAGAGCTTCACCAACACGATTCGCAACGTGCACGGCGGCACCCACCGCAAGGGCTTCGAGCGGGCCCTGGTGCGCGCGCTGACCGAGGCCATCCGCAACAGCCGCGGCCTGCTCAAGCCGAAAGAGGAGCCGCCGGTCCTGGACGACCTGCTGGAGGGCATGACCGCGGTCATCCATGTGCGGGTGCCGGAGCCGCAGTTCACCTCGCAGACCAAGGACGAGCTCTCCACCGCCGGGATCACCCGGGTGACGCAGAGCCTCGTCGAGGCGTACCTGAAAGAGTGGATCGACGGCCGGCGCACCAAGACCGAGGCCCGCACGGTCCTGCAGAAGGTGGTCGACGCCGCCCGCGTCCGGCTCACCCAGAAACAGCAGAAGGACGCGGCCCGCCGCAAGACCGCCCTGGAGGGCGCGTCGATGCCGGCCAAGCTGGTGGACTGCCGGGCGATCGGGATCGACCGCTCCGAGCTGTTCATCGTCGAGGGTGACTCGGCGCTGGGCACCGCCCGGATGGCCCGCTCCTCGGAATACCAGGCGCTGCTGCCGATCCGCGGCAAGATCCTCAACGTGCAGAAAGCCAGCCTCCAGCAGGTCCTGGACAACGCCGAGTGCTCGGCGATCGTCCAGGTGCTCGGGGCCGGCTCCGGCCGCACCTTCGAGATCGGGCAGATGCGGTACGGCCGGGTCATGATCATGGCGGACGCCGATGTCGACGGCTCGCACATCCGGACCCTGCTGATCACCCTGTTCGCGAAATACATGCGGCCGGTGATCGAGCAGGGCCGGCTCTACGCCGCGATGCCGCCGTTGCACAAGGTGGTCACCAAGGGGCGTAACTCCGAGACGGTGTACACGTACACCCAGCAGGAGATGGAGGCCACCGTCAGCCGGTTCGAGCGGTCCGGCAAGCAGGTGCAGAAGCCGGTGCCCCGGTTCAAGGGCCTCGGCGAGATGGACGCCGACGAGCTGTGGGACACCACGATGAACCCGGCCGCCCGCACCGTGCGGCGGATCACCATCGAGGACGCCGAGCGCGCCGAGGCCACCCTCGAGCTGCTCATGGGTGAGCGGGTCGAACCCCGGAAGAACTGGTTGATCGAGGCTGCCGGCCGGATCGACCAAGAGACGATCGACGCCTGA
- a CDS encoding adenylate/guanylate cyclase domain-containing protein, which yields MTTITVAVQERRQTVTVLFIDIVGFTALVDRLDCAEVRALQRDYFSAVADVVRDCGGIVEKYVGDAVMAVFGAGEDGFEPEAAASAVRAGLSVQETLRGRLLAGRHRVRTRVGLATGEVIVDPLMTFDGGYGMISGSVVSTAARLQAYAPHDTVVVCSATREVTDTLIAYQELPPVSVPGKSYPLDLWRALQPQSARLVGVR from the coding sequence ATGACCACCATCACCGTCGCCGTTCAGGAGCGGCGCCAGACAGTAACCGTGCTGTTCATCGACATAGTCGGCTTCACCGCTCTGGTGGACCGGCTGGACTGCGCGGAGGTGCGGGCGCTGCAACGGGACTACTTCTCGGCCGTGGCCGACGTGGTCCGGGACTGTGGCGGCATCGTCGAGAAGTACGTGGGGGACGCGGTGATGGCGGTGTTCGGCGCCGGCGAGGACGGCTTCGAGCCGGAGGCGGCCGCCTCGGCGGTGCGCGCGGGCCTGTCGGTCCAGGAGACGTTGAGGGGGCGTCTCCTGGCCGGCAGGCACCGTGTGCGGACCCGGGTGGGGCTGGCCACCGGCGAGGTGATCGTGGATCCGCTGATGACCTTCGACGGGGGGTACGGGATGATCAGCGGCAGCGTGGTGAGCACGGCGGCCCGGCTCCAGGCGTACGCGCCGCACGACACGGTGGTGGTCTGCTCGGCCACCCGGGAGGTCACCGACACGCTGATCGCGTACCAGGAGCTGCCACCGGTGTCCGTCCCGGGCAAGTCCTACCCGTTGGACCTGTGGCGCGCGCTACAGCCCCAGTCTGCCCGGTTGGTGGGGGTCCGCTAG